A single window of Vicingaceae bacterium DNA harbors:
- a CDS encoding peptidyl-prolyl cis-trans isomerase, which produces MNKYLSQILLFACLFVFCSTDTFSQTNKKTVKKRRKLVGKEQTLPSGLKIILKEVGEGPKVDSGRVVKVHYTGKFTNDSVFDSSHKRGQPIMFRAGVGHVIKGWDEALMHLYRGDKATLIIPPQLGYGEKGAGPIPPNATLVFDIEVLEIMPKPVPFDVNGRDTIELEQGLKMIKSKENTSGLLPKKGSRITVHYSGYFEDGKLFDSSVERDQPFTFTLGIGNVIKGWDIAFEHLRTGEKARLIIPYQLGYGEYGYPGAIPPKANLIFDVEVIDVN; this is translated from the coding sequence ATGAATAAATATTTGTCTCAAATATTGCTTTTTGCTTGTTTATTTGTGTTTTGTTCTACTGATACATTTTCTCAAACAAATAAAAAAACGGTCAAAAAACGCAGGAAACTCGTAGGAAAAGAACAAACATTGCCTTCGGGTTTGAAGATAATATTGAAAGAAGTGGGTGAAGGCCCAAAAGTAGATTCCGGAAGGGTTGTCAAGGTGCATTATACCGGAAAATTCACGAACGATTCGGTGTTTGATAGTTCCCATAAAAGAGGACAGCCAATTATGTTCAGAGCCGGTGTGGGACATGTGATAAAAGGGTGGGACGAGGCATTGATGCATCTTTACCGGGGCGATAAAGCCACATTGATAATTCCGCCACAATTGGGATATGGAGAAAAAGGAGCCGGTCCTATTCCGCCAAATGCCACATTGGTGTTTGATATAGAGGTGTTGGAAATTATGCCCAAACCGGTACCATTTGATGTTAATGGCCGAGATACAATTGAATTGGAGCAGGGGCTTAAAATGATTAAATCAAAAGAAAACACATCCGGTCTTTTACCAAAGAAAGGTAGCCGCATTACGGTCCATTATTCGGGATATTTTGAAGATGGTAAATTGTTTGATTCGTCTGTGGAGCGTGATCAACCTTTTACCTTTACACTGGGTATCGGCAATGTTATCAAGGGTTGGGATATAGCTTTTGAACATTTACGAACAGGAGAAAAAGCTCGTTTGATCATCCCTTATCAATTGGGATACGGCGAGTATGGATATCCCGGAGCCATACCACCAAAAGCCAACTTAATCTTTGATGTGGAAGTAATAGATGTAAATTGA
- the efp gene encoding elongation factor P, whose amino-acid sequence MATTADFKNGLCFRHNGQLVTILEFLHVKPGKGGAFVRTKLKNLENGKIFDYTFNAGEKIDVIRVENRPHQFLYKDESGYHFMNTETFDQVTIDEKIISAPQFLKEGENVVILFNADDEQPLSCELPPYVVLEVTYTEPAVKGDTATNATKPATLETGATIQVPLFINTGDKIKVDTRTGEYGERAKE is encoded by the coding sequence ATGGCAACAACAGCTGATTTTAAAAATGGTTTATGTTTCAGACACAATGGCCAATTGGTCACTATTCTTGAATTTTTGCATGTTAAACCGGGAAAGGGTGGGGCGTTTGTGAGAACAAAATTAAAAAACCTGGAAAATGGAAAAATTTTCGATTATACTTTCAATGCCGGTGAAAAGATTGACGTAATCCGTGTAGAAAATCGTCCTCATCAGTTTCTTTATAAAGACGAAAGTGGTTATCATTTTATGAATACCGAGACCTTCGATCAGGTGACCATTGATGAGAAAATTATTTCCGCTCCGCAATTTTTGAAAGAGGGTGAGAATGTGGTCATTCTTTTCAATGCTGATGATGAACAACCTTTATCATGCGAATTGCCTCCGTATGTTGTATTGGAAGTCACCTATACCGAACCGGCGGTTAAAGGGGATACGGCTACTAATGCAACCAAACCGGCAACTTTGGAAACAGGAGCAACCATACAAGTTCCTTTGTTTATCAACACCGGTGACAAAATAAAAGTTGATACCAGAACAGGTGAGTACGGTGAACGGGCGAAAGAATGA
- a CDS encoding hypothetical protein (possible pseudo, frameshifted), producing MKLEIHPVNPQPTKIKKVVEVLNADGVIIYPTDTIYAFGCSSNSKKGFEQLCKIKHIDPEKAHFSLICADISQASKYIKNLSDKYFKLIKRALPGPYTFIFEAGSELPKGFLNRKKQIGIRIPENAITQAIVKELGIPLLSTSVSRRG from the coding sequence ATGAAATTAGAAATACATCCTGTGAATCCACAACCTACAAAGATAAAAAAGGTTGTGGAAGTTTTAAATGCAGACGGGGTCATTATTTATCCCACCGATACGATCTATGCTTTTGGCTGCAGTTCAAATAGTAAAAAAGGATTTGAACAGTTATGCAAAATAAAACATATAGATCCGGAGAAAGCGCATTTTTCATTAATCTGTGCCGATATTTCCCAAGCATCGAAGTATATTAAAAATCTGAGCGATAAATATTTTAAATTAATAAAACGTGCATTGCCGGGTCCGTATACGTTTATTTTTGAAGCAGGAAGTGAGTTGCCTAAAGGTTTTCTCAACAGAAAAAAACAAATTGGCATAAGAATCCCTGAAAATGCCATCACTCAAGCAATTGTAAAAGAGCTTGGGATTCCTCTCTTAAGCACTTCTGTCTCACGACGAGGATGA
- the psd gene encoding phosphatidylserine decarboxylase has translation MTIHKEGIVTIVIVFIFCVILSASVFYFTDNSIIRNLTIILCLVLLLLVLQFFRNPRRHLVINDNFIVSPADGKIVVIEETVENEYLKEKRKQVSVFMSPFNVHINRYPISGKIEYFKYHPGLYLVAWHPKSSTDNERTTIVVHHPEKGKILFRQIAGALARRIKFYGKVGQEVKQSDECGFIKFGSRVDIFLPIDAKICVKLGQNVIGGQTIIAEW, from the coding sequence ATGACAATACACAAAGAAGGCATAGTTACCATTGTAATCGTATTTATTTTTTGCGTTATTTTATCTGCCTCTGTTTTTTATTTCACCGATAACTCAATCATTCGCAATCTTACGATAATACTTTGCTTGGTTTTGCTGTTATTGGTGTTGCAATTTTTTCGAAACCCACGCAGGCATTTAGTCATAAATGACAATTTTATTGTATCGCCTGCAGATGGCAAAATAGTGGTGATAGAAGAAACCGTAGAAAATGAATATTTGAAAGAAAAACGCAAACAAGTTTCGGTGTTTATGTCTCCTTTTAATGTACATATCAACCGTTATCCCATATCCGGGAAAATAGAATATTTTAAATATCATCCCGGTCTTTATCTCGTGGCCTGGCATCCTAAATCATCCACCGACAACGAACGAACCACCATCGTTGTTCACCATCCGGAAAAAGGGAAAATTCTTTTTCGTCAAATAGCCGGGGCATTGGCAAGGCGAATAAAATTTTATGGCAAAGTAGGTCAAGAGGTAAAACAATCTGATGAATGCGGATTTATTAAGTTTGGTTCGAGAGTCGATATTTTTCTGCCTATTGATGCGAAAATTTGTGTAAAATTGGGACAAAATGTTATCGGTGGACAAACAATCATTGCCGAATGGTAA
- the ftsH gene encoding ATP-dependent zinc metalloprotease FtsH: protein MNQKPKNNRSFNYYWIYALIGVVLLGLNLFNFNGGAKKTGWKEFAEMVRNGDVARIVVVSNEMIAEIYLKPEAIKENPKYEEWQNRGFGSSGVAKGPHYYIQIGSVEQFSHDLDELQSDLPLQQRVKEEYEIRKNWGLEILSWLLPIIIMIAIWLFIMRRMAGGGGPGGQIFNIGKSKAQLFDKEKKINVTFKDVAGLDEAKIEIQEIVDFLKNPKKYTELGAKIPKGALLVGPPGTGKTLLAKAVAGEAQVPFFSLSGSDFVEMFVGVGAARVRDLFNQAKEKAPSIIFIDEIDAIGRARGRGITQGANDERENTLNALLTEMDGFASNSGVIVLAATNRPDILDRALIRPGRFDRQIVIDLPDLNGRKEIFKVHLRPLKTAGNIDIDFLARQTPGFSGADIANICNEAALIAARKNKKQIEMQDFLDAIDRVVAGLERKNKVITPEEKKRIAYHESGHAIVSWLLEHASPLVKVTIVPRGRSLGAAWYLPEERQLNTKSQILDEICAALGGRAAEEVVFGEVSTGALSDLEKITKQAYAMVVYYGLNEKIGNLSYYDSTGQNEYMVTKPYSEKMAEMIDEEVKKLIDTAYKKTLEILSHNRDKLDLLAKKLLEKEVIYKEDLEEILGKRPWDKDEHNTPTNTGINIEAGNQSPSHSSVDSHTENDNSENNSDINRNTNT from the coding sequence ATGAACCAAAAACCAAAAAACAATAGAAGTTTTAACTATTATTGGATTTACGCTCTCATCGGTGTGGTTTTATTAGGCCTGAATCTCTTTAATTTCAATGGTGGTGCTAAAAAAACCGGTTGGAAAGAATTTGCCGAAATGGTTCGAAACGGCGATGTAGCCCGAATTGTGGTAGTAAGCAATGAAATGATTGCCGAAATTTATCTCAAACCCGAAGCCATAAAAGAAAACCCTAAATACGAAGAGTGGCAAAACAGGGGATTTGGCTCTTCCGGTGTAGCCAAAGGCCCTCATTATTACATTCAAATAGGTTCTGTAGAACAGTTTTCACACGACCTTGACGAGCTTCAATCAGACCTGCCTCTGCAACAAAGAGTGAAAGAAGAATACGAGATACGTAAAAACTGGGGGCTTGAAATTTTGTCCTGGTTATTGCCAATTATCATCATGATAGCCATTTGGCTGTTTATTATGCGTCGAATGGCAGGCGGCGGTGGCCCCGGGGGACAAATTTTCAACATAGGCAAATCAAAAGCCCAACTTTTTGATAAAGAAAAAAAGATTAATGTAACATTCAAAGATGTGGCCGGCCTCGATGAAGCCAAAATCGAGATTCAGGAGATAGTGGACTTTCTGAAAAATCCAAAAAAATATACTGAATTAGGTGCCAAGATTCCTAAAGGAGCTCTATTGGTCGGTCCTCCCGGAACAGGAAAAACCTTGCTGGCCAAAGCCGTTGCCGGTGAAGCGCAAGTGCCATTCTTTTCTCTTTCCGGTTCTGACTTTGTCGAAATGTTTGTAGGTGTTGGGGCGGCACGCGTGCGTGACCTTTTCAATCAAGCCAAAGAAAAAGCCCCCTCCATCATTTTTATTGACGAAATCGATGCCATTGGCCGGGCCCGTGGACGTGGAATCACTCAAGGCGCTAACGACGAAAGGGAAAATACCCTCAACGCACTGCTGACCGAAATGGATGGTTTTGCATCCAATAGTGGCGTAATTGTGCTTGCGGCCACAAACCGGCCGGACATTCTCGACAGGGCCTTGATTCGTCCCGGTCGTTTCGACCGTCAGATTGTTATCGACCTACCCGACTTAAACGGCAGAAAAGAAATCTTCAAAGTTCACTTACGACCATTGAAAACTGCCGGCAACATTGATATCGACTTTTTGGCAAGACAAACTCCCGGTTTTTCAGGTGCCGATATTGCCAACATATGTAATGAAGCCGCTCTAATTGCTGCACGCAAAAACAAAAAACAAATCGAGATGCAAGATTTTCTTGATGCAATCGACAGAGTGGTGGCAGGACTCGAAAGAAAAAACAAGGTCATTACTCCCGAAGAAAAAAAACGTATTGCTTATCACGAATCAGGGCACGCTATCGTAAGCTGGCTATTAGAACACGCTTCTCCTTTGGTAAAAGTCACCATCGTTCCACGTGGCCGTTCTCTTGGTGCTGCCTGGTATCTACCCGAAGAACGGCAATTAAACACTAAATCGCAAATATTAGACGAAATTTGTGCTGCTTTGGGCGGCCGGGCTGCTGAAGAAGTAGTTTTTGGCGAAGTTTCTACCGGTGCTCTTAGCGACCTCGAAAAAATTACCAAACAGGCCTATGCAATGGTTGTTTATTATGGCTTAAACGAAAAAATCGGTAATTTAAGTTATTATGATTCCACGGGACAGAATGAATATATGGTTACCAAACCATACAGCGAAAAAATGGCCGAAATGATTGACGAAGAGGTAAAAAAATTAATCGACACGGCTTATAAAAAAACGCTTGAAATTCTTTCTCACAATAGGGACAAACTTGATTTGCTGGCAAAAAAATTGTTGGAAAAAGAAGTTATTTACAAAGAAGATTTAGAAGAAATTTTGGGCAAAAGACCCTGGGACAAAGATGAACACAACACTCCGACAAATACCGGAATCAACATTGAAGCCGGCAATCAATCGCCTTCGCATTCTTCTGTCGACAGTCATACCGAGAATGATAACAGCGAAAATAATTCCGACATTAATCGGAATACAAACACCTAA
- the fjo19 gene encoding exopolyphosphatase → MQEYSKEAATIIEQLHKNQSKVIITVHQSPDGDALGSAIGLHLILKKNNISSHIIVPDEFPDFLKWLPASEDIIIYETSRDLCQGVIQKSDVLFLLDFNQWSRLKGLEEFLKQPNFRKTILIDHHQNPQITPDIKYIDTEASSTCELVFRFIEKNGLKSQIDADCATALFCGIMTDTGSFRFPSATWETFNIASFLVKQGADHAKIHQKVYDTYSESRLRLLGYVLKEKMEVIASKNAAIIALSNEELKRYNYKKGDTEGFVNYPLSIESVMVSVLVTEKENGEVKISFRSKGKIDVQKIAAKYFNGGGHINAAGANSPYTLEKTVDEIKKIIMAEL, encoded by the coding sequence ATGCAAGAATATTCCAAGGAAGCAGCAACCATAATAGAACAATTGCACAAAAACCAATCAAAAGTTATAATAACGGTACATCAATCGCCCGATGGTGATGCATTGGGATCGGCTATTGGATTGCATTTGATTCTAAAAAAAAACAACATTTCTTCTCACATCATAGTGCCTGATGAATTTCCTGATTTTTTAAAATGGCTTCCTGCGTCAGAAGACATCATAATTTATGAAACAAGCCGGGATCTTTGCCAGGGAGTTATTCAAAAGTCGGATGTTTTATTTTTGCTTGATTTTAACCAATGGAGCAGATTGAAAGGATTGGAAGAATTCTTGAAACAGCCTAATTTTAGAAAAACCATACTAATCGACCACCATCAAAATCCACAAATTACACCTGATATAAAGTATATCGACACTGAAGCGTCTTCTACTTGTGAATTGGTGTTTCGGTTTATAGAAAAAAACGGATTGAAAAGTCAAATCGATGCCGATTGTGCAACCGCGTTGTTTTGTGGAATAATGACTGATACAGGTTCATTCCGTTTTCCATCGGCCACATGGGAAACCTTCAATATCGCATCGTTTCTTGTCAAACAAGGAGCCGATCATGCCAAAATACATCAAAAGGTATATGATACCTATTCCGAAAGCCGTTTGAGATTATTGGGATATGTATTGAAAGAGAAAATGGAAGTAATTGCTTCAAAAAATGCAGCCATCATAGCATTATCTAATGAGGAGCTCAAAAGATACAATTACAAAAAAGGAGATACTGAGGGTTTTGTCAACTATCCCTTATCTATTGAATCGGTGATGGTTTCTGTTTTGGTAACCGAAAAAGAAAATGGAGAAGTAAAAATTTCATTTCGTTCTAAAGGGAAAATTGATGTGCAAAAAATAGCCGCAAAATATTTCAATGGCGGAGGTCATATCAATGCTGCCGGGGCCAATAGTCCTTACACATTGGAGAAAACGGTAGATGAAATAAAAAAAATAATAATGGCAGAATTATGA
- the pyrE gene encoding orotate phosphoribosyltransferase produces the protein MNSQEYSKILARHLLQIKAVRLSLKQPFQWASGLLSPIYCDNRVTLSYPAIRTFIRQQFVETIENHFTKPEYIAGVATGGIAQGVLVAQEMNLPYIYVRPEPKSHGLQNQIEGFLKPNSKVVVIEDLVSTGKSSLLAIQAILDAGGSVAGLVSIFTYNFPDAHQAFNNIKIPYRALTDFDTLINVAAEENYIENKDIDLLKEWKKDPKEFMKTFFKKNN, from the coding sequence ATGAATTCGCAAGAATATTCCAAAATTTTAGCCCGGCATCTTTTGCAAATTAAAGCCGTTCGATTATCCTTAAAACAACCATTTCAGTGGGCAAGTGGTTTGCTTTCGCCCATCTATTGCGACAATAGGGTCACACTTTCTTATCCTGCCATCCGGACTTTTATACGCCAACAATTTGTTGAAACCATCGAAAATCATTTCACCAAACCCGAATACATCGCAGGTGTTGCCACCGGTGGCATTGCTCAAGGTGTACTTGTTGCTCAAGAGATGAATCTTCCCTATATTTACGTCAGACCCGAACCTAAAAGCCACGGCTTGCAAAATCAAATAGAAGGTTTTCTCAAACCCAACAGCAAAGTGGTTGTTATCGAAGACCTTGTTTCAACCGGTAAAAGCAGCCTTCTTGCCATTCAAGCTATTTTAGATGCCGGCGGCAGCGTGGCAGGCCTTGTTTCTATATTTACTTACAATTTCCCGGATGCTCACCAAGCTTTCAACAATATTAAAATTCCATACAGGGCACTTACCGACTTCGATACCCTTATCAATGTAGCCGCAGAAGAAAATTACATCGAAAACAAAGATATTGACCTTCTCAAAGAATGGAAAAAAGACCCCAAAGAATTTATGAAAACTTTTTTTAAAAAAAATAACTAA
- a CDS encoding UDP-glucose 4-epimerase codes for MKVLITGGCGYIGTELVQKLNTMPGIDKIIILDNLSRGNYNFFVGQQTFDKNKLQFVFGDLLDSRKIRNILKEKPDIVFHLAAKVSTPFHDSQAQMYDQINHWGSAELVYALEDVHPCKVIYLSSASVYGNQDAPVNKNQSPNPKSFYAISKLKAEEHFLRISSKMPVIIFRCGNVYGYSKSMRFDAVINKFMFESHYLSRITIHGNGSQYRPFIHIQYLTNLLSACIDKFQLTGIFDAVEKNLSIADIADTLKKLYPDLETIFVNRSMPLRSLQVEKDPETLEFFGETKELLNELSSFRNNFSWI; via the coding sequence ATGAAAGTTCTCATAACCGGCGGCTGTGGATACATCGGGACCGAACTGGTGCAAAAATTAAATACAATGCCCGGTATTGATAAAATTATCATTTTGGATAACCTCAGCCGCGGCAATTACAATTTTTTTGTTGGGCAACAAACCTTCGATAAAAATAAATTACAATTTGTTTTCGGCGATTTACTCGACTCGCGCAAAATCCGAAATATATTAAAGGAAAAACCTGATATAGTTTTTCACCTTGCAGCCAAAGTTAGCACACCATTTCACGATTCTCAGGCGCAAATGTATGACCAAATCAACCATTGGGGGAGTGCAGAATTGGTATACGCTTTGGAAGACGTCCATCCTTGCAAAGTAATATATTTAAGTTCTGCTTCTGTTTATGGCAATCAAGACGCTCCGGTCAACAAAAACCAATCTCCGAATCCCAAATCCTTTTATGCGATATCCAAACTCAAAGCTGAAGAACATTTTTTGAGAATATCTTCGAAAATGCCGGTTATTATATTCCGCTGTGGCAATGTATATGGCTACAGCAAAAGCATGCGGTTCGACGCAGTTATCAATAAATTTATGTTCGAATCGCATTATTTGTCCAGAATTACCATTCACGGCAATGGTAGCCAATACAGACCATTTATCCATATCCAATACCTGACTAACTTACTTTCCGCTTGCATCGATAAATTTCAATTAACCGGCATTTTTGACGCCGTTGAGAAAAATCTCAGCATTGCTGACATTGCAGACACACTAAAAAAACTTTACCCTGATCTGGAAACAATCTTTGTAAACCGTTCGATGCCTTTACGCTCGCTGCAAGTTGAGAAAGACCCCGAAACATTGGAATTCTTTGGTGAGACCAAAGAATTGTTGAACGAATTGTCATCTTTCCGCAACAATTTTTCTTGGATCTGA
- a CDS encoding phosphatidate cytidylyltransferase — protein MNNLTKRIISAIVYGVLFIGCSIYSGYTLMIFLTFILTLALTETYHLSNFTSSIVLKLIHHFFGVLFFFFVSLGFLSRTYEILAFSIVPIILSPIVCLFLSKNDFVNQLSRFLFSFLYPSLGISALFALGFAFNPSQYNPALILSVLVLIWANDTFAYFTGMIFGKHKLAETISPKKTWEGLFGGLIFTVIISLVIHHFYHSLIEPVSLGIVIVISGTLGDLIESKWKREAGVKDSGTIMPGHGGIFDRIDSIVLVAPVVFVYLYFFKILNL, from the coding sequence ATGAACAATTTAACCAAAAGAATCATCAGCGCCATCGTATATGGTGTTCTTTTTATTGGTTGTAGTATTTATTCCGGCTACACATTGATGATATTTTTGACTTTTATTCTAACTCTTGCTCTAACCGAAACTTATCATTTAAGCAATTTTACTTCCTCAATTGTCTTAAAGTTAATTCATCATTTTTTTGGTGTTTTATTTTTTTTCTTTGTTTCGCTGGGATTTTTGTCCCGGACCTACGAAATTTTAGCGTTTTCAATTGTTCCTATAATTCTTAGCCCCATTGTATGCTTATTTCTGTCGAAAAATGATTTTGTCAATCAATTGTCCCGGTTTCTTTTCAGCTTTCTATATCCCTCTTTAGGCATCTCTGCCCTTTTTGCACTTGGTTTTGCCTTTAACCCTTCTCAATATAATCCTGCATTGATTCTGTCTGTATTGGTTTTGATTTGGGCAAACGATACCTTTGCATATTTCACAGGAATGATATTTGGTAAACATAAATTAGCCGAAACTATTTCACCCAAAAAAACTTGGGAAGGACTTTTTGGAGGATTGATTTTTACCGTCATCATTTCTTTGGTTATTCATCATTTTTATCATTCCTTGATTGAACCGGTGTCTCTGGGCATCGTCATAGTCATTTCAGGCACTTTGGGCGATTTAATAGAATCTAAATGGAAAAGGGAAGCCGGAGTGAAAGATTCCGGAACCATTATGCCCGGACACGGGGGAATTTTTGACCGGATAGACAGCATTGTTTTGGTCGCTCCTGTAGTTTTTGTTTATTTGTATTTTTTTAAAATACTAAATTTATGA
- a CDS encoding polyketide cyclase has product MNTIINSRKVTVPLSQQQAFEYLSDLNNFKELLPDDKVDNIDCSSDHCHFRVKGLTGIYLKKGNTQPYHLIEIESDQKSQVKFNLHIQIENQNGQSSCQLIFRSDLNPFMKMMVEKPLKNFFDLIATNLEKKFPTN; this is encoded by the coding sequence ATGAATACCATCATCAACAGCCGTAAAGTAACAGTGCCTTTATCGCAACAACAAGCCTTCGAATACCTCTCCGACCTGAACAATTTCAAAGAACTTTTACCCGACGACAAAGTCGACAATATTGACTGCTCTTCAGACCATTGTCATTTCCGCGTAAAGGGCCTCACCGGCATTTACCTCAAAAAGGGCAACACCCAACCTTATCACCTTATTGAAATAGAATCAGACCAAAAATCCCAAGTCAAGTTCAATCTTCATATCCAAATCGAAAACCAAAACGGGCAATCCTCCTGTCAATTAATTTTCCGGTCAGACCTCAATCCATTTATGAAAATGATGGTCGAAAAACCACTAAAAAATTTCTTCGACCTGATTGCCACCAATCTTGAAAAAAAATTCCCCACCAATTGA
- a CDS encoding biotin--[acetyl-CoA-carboxylase] ligase, whose translation MLNFLKDIKIVCLDEVDSTNEYLKRNLPDRGLTVVRAHHQTAGKGRNGNVWVSEPYANVMFSLGVVLDASMGKDLFYMSKLTSVAVVETLRKKNVDAFVKWPNDVWVKNRKIAGILIENIFTQYRTICCIVGIGLNVNQCDFGGFDATSIKSETGKTSDTDEVFYSLLENWGLWLEKMIQKNWLEVDEVYHNYLPAKCGEEILLNIGGKVQRGVFDRVDRNGYLCVKMEGAMKRFDMDEAKWIPERVKK comes from the coding sequence ATGTTAAATTTTTTAAAAGACATAAAAATTGTTTGTTTGGACGAAGTTGATTCTACGAATGAATATTTGAAAAGAAACTTGCCTGACAGAGGGTTGACAGTGGTCAGAGCCCATCATCAAACGGCAGGAAAAGGCCGTAATGGTAATGTGTGGGTTAGCGAGCCCTATGCAAATGTAATGTTTAGCTTGGGCGTAGTATTAGATGCGTCGATGGGAAAGGATTTGTTTTATATGTCGAAGCTTACTTCTGTGGCTGTGGTTGAAACATTAAGGAAAAAAAATGTTGATGCTTTTGTGAAATGGCCCAATGACGTGTGGGTGAAAAATAGAAAGATTGCGGGTATCTTGATTGAAAATATTTTTACACAATATAGGACTATCTGCTGTATTGTCGGTATTGGATTGAATGTGAATCAGTGTGATTTTGGCGGTTTTGATGCAACATCCATAAAATCGGAAACCGGTAAGACGTCGGATACCGACGAAGTGTTTTATAGTTTATTGGAGAATTGGGGATTGTGGTTAGAGAAGATGATACAAAAAAATTGGTTGGAGGTGGATGAAGTGTATCACAATTATTTGCCTGCAAAATGTGGAGAAGAGATTTTGCTGAACATTGGAGGGAAGGTGCAAAGAGGTGTATTTGACAGGGTGGACAGGAATGGTTATTTGTGTGTGAAGATGGAAGGTGCGATGAAGCGATTTGATATGGATGAAGCCAAGTGGATACCGGAGCGGGTGAAAAAGTAG
- a CDS encoding phosphoadenylyl-sulfate reductase, giving the protein MVNRITYDTEPIRKKIEEFKSLGKKIFATSSFQTHSIPLLHIISEIDRSIPIYFTNTGFLFPETLAFKDQLAEMFGLQIIALPSPIPKIQQLNEKGHFYYTSDPDFCCFLNKVLPLENILAEYDVWINGIRSDQSAVRRNMQEIMPAPHGCLRYHPLLHWDKKMIFQYIKDHRLPSHPLEKQGYLSIGCVPCTEKVIDPDDERSGRWSGLQKKECGLHTELVKNVNNR; this is encoded by the coding sequence ATGGTAAACCGTATTACATACGATACTGAACCGATTCGAAAAAAAATTGAAGAATTTAAATCCCTCGGCAAAAAAATTTTTGCCACTTCTTCTTTTCAAACACACAGCATACCATTGCTTCATATTATCTCAGAGATAGACAGGAGCATCCCCATATATTTCACCAACACAGGATTTTTATTCCCCGAAACTCTTGCTTTTAAAGACCAATTGGCAGAGATGTTTGGACTACAAATTATTGCCTTACCTTCACCAATTCCAAAAATTCAACAATTGAACGAGAAAGGTCATTTTTATTATACCTCTGACCCGGATTTTTGCTGTTTTCTCAACAAAGTTTTACCCCTGGAAAATATTTTGGCCGAATATGATGTTTGGATTAATGGCATTCGTTCCGACCAAAGCGCAGTCAGAAGAAATATGCAAGAGATTATGCCTGCACCTCATGGCTGCCTTCGTTACCACCCTCTCTTGCATTGGGACAAAAAAATGATTTTTCAATATATCAAAGATCACCGACTTCCTTCACATCCATTGGAAAAGCAAGGTTATCTGAGTATAGGTTGTGTACCTTGCACAGAAAAAGTTATCGACCCTGATGATGAAAGGTCGGGACGTTGGTCCGGCTTGCAAAAAAAAGAATGTGGATTGCATACCGAACTTGTCAAAAATGTAAATAACAGATGA
- the rsfS gene encoding ribosomal silencing factor RsfS → MPKKTKKIPELIQEVVFAADDKKAQNIVCLDLRPLSNAVTDFFVIAEGTSNVQVESIANHIIDKVKENLHIRPHHSEGFRNAEWILIDYIDVVVHIFQKPVREFYNLEQLWGDAESIPTEEILSLIEKKKI, encoded by the coding sequence ATGCCCAAAAAAACGAAAAAAATACCGGAATTGATTCAAGAAGTTGTATTTGCCGCTGACGACAAAAAAGCACAAAACATCGTCTGCCTTGACTTACGCCCGCTTTCGAATGCTGTCACGGATTTTTTTGTTATTGCCGAAGGCACGTCCAATGTTCAAGTAGAATCCATTGCCAATCATATCATCGATAAAGTGAAAGAAAACTTGCACATCCGGCCTCATCATAGCGAAGGATTCCGCAATGCAGAATGGATTCTGATAGATTATATCGATGTGGTGGTGCATATCTTTCAAAAGCCAGTTCGTGAATTTTATAATCTCGAACAACTATGGGGCGATGCTGAATCAATCCCGACAGAAGAAATTTTATCGTTAATAGAAAAAAAGAAAATTTAA